One Dioscorea cayenensis subsp. rotundata cultivar TDr96_F1 unplaced genomic scaffold, TDr96_F1_v2_PseudoChromosome.rev07_lg8_w22 25.fasta BLBR01000038.1, whole genome shotgun sequence DNA window includes the following coding sequences:
- the LOC120253323 gene encoding pentatricopeptide repeat-containing protein At2g42920, chloroplastic-like has protein sequence MPELRQVHAHLIKSNLISSFSALSAKPLAFHSIVRSLSSQSEKQHLSLVLYSKILSFLDDLRGIELLLPSVLKVCGILLAFDEGLQIHGQILKGCLQDDPFVANSLLRMYLDWGQLELAGQVLDKMPNRDVISWSSMISGCVKVGDINLARKLFDEMPDKDRC, from the exons ATGCCGGAGCTCCGGCAAGTGCATGCCCATTTGATCAAATCCAATctcatctcctccttctccGCCCTGTCCGCTAAGCCCCTCGCATTCCACTCCATCGTTCGATCACTCTCCTCTCAGTCCGAGAAGCAGCACCTCTCTCTTGTTCTCTACTCCAAAATCCTCTCCTTTTTGGATGATCTCCGTGGTATTGAGTTATTGCTCCCTTCTGTTCTGAAGGTGTGTGGTATTTTGTTGGCTTTTGATGAAGGTCTGCAAATTCATGGCCAGATTTTGAAAGGTTGTTTGCAAGATGACCCGTTTGTGGCCAATTCTCTTCTCAGGATGTACTTGGATTGGGGTCAGCTGGAACTCGCCGGACAAGTGCTTGATAAAATGCCAAACAGAGATGTAATATCTTGGAGTTCAATGATTTCAGGCTGTGTGAAGGTGGGGGATATCAATCTTGCTCGAAAGCTATTCGATGAAATGCCTGATAAGGAT AGATGTTGA
- the LOC120253320 gene encoding pentatricopeptide repeat-containing protein At5g48910-like: protein MISGYVHNGCPNAAMELFRRMFNSGLHPDVVALVNVLSAIAELGFSDEGRWIHAYIHRSNIKLSSGNIGPALIDMYFKCGLVSDACNAFKRLCDGDDGGGARTGSWNSMISGLAMHGLGKEAIEIFNEMERKEVNPDEITFLGLLNACSHSGLVNEGEYYFTVMCRKYNLKPSIQHYGCLIDLYSRAGQFEITKKIIEDMPMKPDATAWKSILSACGKHNYVTMGEYAAMKVIELAPNDASCYVLLSNLYAKSGNWTDVERVRKLMRDKGIRKVPGCSSMVIKGKVHEFLVGKEMGVGCRAVVFSKLKEVIHRLKLFGYEPDVNQVLVDAEDEEKERLLSVHSEKMAIAFGLINSEKGEPMHIVKNLRVCSDCHSFSKLVSGVYEHEIILRDQNRFHHFKEGSCSCHDYW from the coding sequence ATGATTTCTGGTTATGTGCATAATGGCTGTCCAAATGCAGCAATGGAGCTCTTCAGAAGGATGTTCAATTCCGGTCTTCATCCAGATGTGGTTGCTCTTGTAAATGTGCTCTCTGCCATTGCTGAATTGGGCTTTTCTGATGAAGGGAGATGGATTCATGCTTATATTCATCGAAGCAACATTAAGTTATCATCAGGGAACATTGGGCCagctctcattgacatgtaCTTCAAGTGTGGCCTTGTGAGTGATGCTTGCAATGCCTTTAAGAGGCTatgtgatggtgatgatggtggtggggCAAGGACAGGGAGTTGGAATTCTATGATCTCCGGCCTTGCGATGCATGGTCTTGGTAAAGAAGCCATTGAAATATTTAACGAAATGGAGAGAAAGGAGGTCAATCCTGATGAAATCACCTTCTTAGGACTTCTAAATGCTTGTAGCCACAGCGGTTTAGTCAATGAAGGTGAGTACTACTTCACAGTGATGTGCAGAAAATATAATCTGAAACCAAGCATACAACACTATGGTTGCTTGATTGATCTCTACAGCAGAGCTGGCCAGTTTGAAATAACGAAGAAGATCATTGAAGATATGCCCATGAAGCCTGATGCCACTGCATGGAAATCCATTCTAAGTGCTTGTGGGAAACACAATTATGTGACAATGGGTGAATATGCTGCCATGAAAGTTATCGAATTGGCACCGAATGATGCTAGCTGTTATGTGCTCTTGTCAAATTTATATGCAAAGTCAGGGAATTGGACTGATGTTGAGAGAGTTCGGAAACTGATGAGAGACAAAGGTATCAGAAAGGTTCCCGGCTGCAGCTCAATGGTGATCAAGGGGAAGGTTCATGAGTTTCTTGTTGGGAAGGAGATGGGTGTTGGATGTAGAGCAGTGGTTTTTTCCAAATTGAAGGAAGTTATACATAGATTAAAATTATTCGGATATGAGCCTGATGTGAACCAAGTACTTGTTGATGctgaagatgaagagaaggaGAGGTTGCTCAGTGTTCACAGCGAGAAGATGGCAATAGCTTTCGGACTGATAAATTCGGAGAAAGGGGAACCAATGCACATAGTGAAGAACCTGAGGGTTTGCAGTGATTGTCATTCTTTTAGCAAGCTGGTTTCTGGTGTTTATGAGCATGAGATAATTCTCAGAGACCAGAATAGGTTTCACCATTTCAAAGAAGGTTCATGTTCATGCCATGACTATTGGTGA